The Apium graveolens cultivar Ventura chromosome 6, ASM990537v1, whole genome shotgun sequence genome contains a region encoding:
- the LOC141664715 gene encoding uncharacterized protein LOC141664715: protein MSCLSWNCRGLGNPRTVRGLNDLVRDRKPDVLFLSETISDAGRIKSLRMKLGFAQDFSVDRIGRSGGLAIFWKSHVDCSITGYSQNHIDIIFNENNVASWRLTFYYGYPERSRRREAWNMICRLAKISNIPWCIMGDFNDLLYSVDKKGNHPHPVALMKGFRNALEESLLTELELSGGSYTWEKSRGTDDWVQERLDRAFAMMQWWSKFPLCKLSVVSTSVSDHDLIQLDLLEFSIPKRAFRFKFENKWLKEPSFIKDVAGHWENISHSHLLPKLMSVSRYMEKWGRNFFNKFKEKVKHHKALMDSLKDNTDDYGVRQFLMERDKLNEILLHEEIY from the coding sequence ATGAGTTGTCTAAGTTGGAACTGTAGGGGGTTGGGGAACCCTCGTACAGTTCGAGGTCTGAACGATCTTGTAAGAGATCGTAAACCCGATGTTCTGTTTTTAAGTGAAACGATTTCAGATGCTGGTAGGATAAAGAGTTTACGTATGAAGCTTGGGTTTGCTCAGGATTTTTCTGTTGATCGTATAGGCAGAAGTGGTGGTCTAGCTATTTTTTGGAAGAGTCATGTTGACTGTAGTATAACTGGGTATTCACAAAATCACAtcgatattatttttaatgagaATAATGTAGCTAGTTGGAGACTTACGTTCTATTATGGTTATCCAGAACGTTCAAGGCGTAGAGAAGCGTGGAATATGATCTGTAGATTAGCAAAGATTTCTAATATCCCATGGTGCATAATGGGTGACTTTAATGATCTTCTATATAGTGTAGATAAAAAAGGAAATCATCCACATCCTGTGGCTCTTATGAAGGGTTTTCGAAATGCTTTGGAGGAAAGTTTGTTGACAGAATTGGAGTTAAGTGGCGGGTCTTATACGTGGGAGAAAAGTAGGGGAACTGATGATTGGGTTCAAGAACGATTGGACAGGGCATTTGCTATGATGCAATGGTGGTCAAAATTTCCCTTATGTAAGTTAAGTGTTGTTTCGACATCTGTCTCAGACCATGATCTGATTCAACTTGATTTACTTGAATTTTCAATTCCTAAAAGAGCTTTTAGATTCAAATTCGAGAACAAATGGCTTAAGGAGCCGAGTTTTATCAAGGATGTTGCTGGGCATTGGGAGAACATTTCGCATTCTCACTTATTGCCTAAGCTTATGTCTGTGTCGAGATATATGGAGAAGTGGGGGCGGAATTTTTTTAACAAGTTTAAGGAGAAAGTAAAGCATCATAAGGCACTTATGGATTCTCTAAAGGATAATACTGATGACTATGGAGTGCGACAATTTCTGATGGAAAGAGATAAGTTAAATGAGATTCTGTTACATGAGGAGATTTATTGA